In Streptomyces sp. NBC_01439, the following are encoded in one genomic region:
- a CDS encoding LuxR C-terminal-related transcriptional regulator, producing MTEAGENAGVGETRRVRVVLVDDHRMFRTGVQAEIGETDRTGVEVVGEAADVDQAVTVITATRPEVVLLDVHLPGGGGVEVLRRCAPLMAAAVNPVRFLALSVSDAAEDVIGVIRGGARGYVTKTITGTDLVDSVFRVQDGDAVFSPRLAGFVLDAFASTDAPPVDEDLDRLTQREREVLRLIARGYAYKEIAKQLFISVKTVESHVSAVLRKLQLSNRHELTRWATARRLV from the coding sequence ATGACCGAGGCCGGGGAGAACGCAGGCGTGGGGGAGACCAGGCGCGTCCGGGTGGTGCTCGTCGACGACCACCGGATGTTCCGTACGGGGGTGCAGGCCGAGATCGGCGAGACCGACCGGACGGGCGTCGAGGTCGTCGGCGAGGCGGCCGACGTCGACCAGGCCGTCACCGTCATCACCGCCACCCGGCCCGAGGTGGTCCTGCTCGACGTGCACCTGCCCGGCGGCGGCGGCGTCGAGGTGCTGCGGCGCTGCGCCCCGCTGATGGCGGCGGCCGTGAACCCCGTGCGGTTCCTGGCGCTGTCGGTGTCGGACGCGGCCGAGGACGTCATCGGGGTCATCCGGGGCGGTGCGCGCGGGTACGTCACCAAGACCATCACCGGCACCGACCTGGTGGACTCGGTCTTCCGGGTCCAGGACGGGGACGCGGTGTTCTCGCCGCGGCTGGCGGGCTTCGTGCTCGACGCGTTCGCCTCGACGGATGCGCCGCCGGTCGACGAGGACCTGGACCGGCTCACGCAGCGCGAGCGCGAGGTGCTGCGGCTGATCGCGCGCGGGTACGCGTACAAGGAGATCGCCAAACAGCTCTTCATCTCGGTGAAGACGGTCGAGTCGCACGTCTCGGCCGTCCTGCGCAAGCTCCAGCTCTCCAACCGGCACGAGCTGACCCGCTGGGCGACGGCCCGCCGCCTGGTCTGA